Below is a window of Flavobacterium cyclinae DNA.
GGAAAATTTTACTCGAAAAGGTTCGTGTTCGCTACTTTCAGCTGTCGCAATATGCATTTGAAATTTCACGGCATGAACTCCAGTTGTAGCTAAAGCGTCAATGTAAGAATGTAAAATACCTAAACTCCCTTCATGAGCTTGACCAATTTCGGCTATATAATAGGGTTTTTTATCTAATTTCACTTTTGTTCAGTTTTATAATGAAAATTAATCTTTAAGGCTAATGAAACTATTTTTCAAATAATCATTACCTAAATAAACTTTTAAATCCTCTCGATCTAAATCATTTAATTCCTTTTTCTTCCATTTCTTATAAAGGGATTCAATGTGAGAAAACAATTTCGATTCATCATCGGCTTCAGTCCAATAAGGATAATCTAAACCTAACAATCGTTTTGTTTCACTATAATACGGACTTAACAATAATATAGGGCGATTAGCACTGATACAATGCGGAAATTTTCCGGGTAAAAATGGACTAATTTCAGATTTAGATTCTAATATTATATTTACCGAAACTTGCTCTTGTAAAGCTAAAATTTCAATAAAAGGAAAATTACGACAAGCCGCAACTAGAGTAGGAATTTCATTTTGTAATAACTTTAATTCATGTTCATGAAATTGGGCTGGTCCTACAAACAATAATTGAGAATCGTTTTTAGCTTCTGGATTAAACTCTAAAAACTTACGATAAGCATTAATTAATGGAAAAGGATTTCGCTGTTCCAATAAATTACCAGCATGCAATAAACTAAATTTTGAAGCATCAAAAAATGAAGGCAATGTTACATTAGCGGTATTTACATCGCTTATTTGGTGAGGAATTACAACACCGGTTTTTAAAAAGTTTTTAAAATAACTTCCCATCCATTCTTTTAGCAATTGACTTGGGAATGCACTATATTTTGCTTTTTGCGAAACGGCTCTAAAAAATTTTTCCTTTTGAGCATAACCTGGCTGAATCCAATTGAAAGGCCTTGGATAATAATGAAAAGGAAATGGGTCATGAACATATGCCATCCATTTGTCATGTAGTTCTGGTAATTTCAATAAAGCATAATGAGGTCGAAAACTCGCCCCTTTACTCAAGGTTACAACCAAATCGGGATTAAAATCTTTTTGTTTTCTTACACACGATGCAATACTATAAGTATCATTAAAAAACGTAAAAGAAAAACCAAACCAACTCTCCAAGTAGGGATTTAAATTTATTTTCGTCCATCGAGTAAATAATCGTTCTGATCTACTTAAAACATAACGTAAGTTGATTTTTTTTTCGGGAATGGAAAAACAAGGTATCGAATCTATTTGAATTTCTTTTCTTGTGTAATGATACACCTGTAAGTCAAATCCGCACAAAGCTAAATTTTGAATTAAAGCAACATTAGCTTTAGATCCACTGCTATCATTTACATCTATTGACTCAACTACAACTAAAATTTTCATTTTAAAAATTTATTTGAGATATAAAATTACAAATTCGTTCTGAAGCTTTCCCATCTCCATAAGGATTATGCGCTTTACTTCTTCCCAAATATTTATTTTCATCATTTAACAATGTTAAACAAGCCGAAACAATAGTATTGGTATCAGTTCCAACTAATTCAACCGTACCTGCTTTAATAGCTTCAGGTCGTTCTGTAGTATTTCGCATGACCAAAACGGGTTTTCCTAATGAGGGAGCTTCTTCTTGAACACCACCTGAATCTGTTAAAATAAGATATGCATTTTGCATTAAATATAAAAAAGCAGGATAATCTACAGGGGATATCAAATGAACATTAGGAACATTACCTAAAATTCTATTAACCGGTTCTTGAACATTAGGATTTAAATGAACAGGATAAATAATTTGAACGTCATTATGTGCCGTTACAATTTCGGCAATTGCATTACATAAATTTTCAAATCCTAATCCAAAATTTTCTCTTCTATGTCCTGTAATTAATATGATTTTTTGATTTTGATTCACAATATTTTTTACCAATTCAAGATCAGAACAACTATATCCATTTTCTAATTTTGAAACACCAAAATACAAAGCATCAATAACTGTATTACCTGTAACAGTAATAGCTTCTGGAATGACATTTTCAGATAATAGATTATCCAAAGCCCATTGTGTGGGAGCAAAATGATAATCCGCAATTCTTCCTGTTATTTGTCTGTTTATTTCTTCTGGAAATGGAGATAATTTATTGTAAGTTCTTAAACCAGCTTCAACATGACCTACTTTTATTCCTTTATGAAAAGCCGCTAAAGCAACCATTGAAGAAGTAGTTGTATCGCCATGAACTAAAACCAAGTGAGGTTGAAATGTATCTAAAACCGGTTCAATAGCCGATAATATTCGCGCACTCAATTGATTTAAACTTTGACCTTTTTGCATTAAATCCAAATCATATTCAGGAACAATTTCAAAAAAATCCAGAACTTGGTCTAACATTTCTCTGTGCTGCGCAGTAACACAAACTTTTACTTCAAAAGCAGATTTTTGAAATTCGTGATACAAAGGAGCCATTTTTATAGCTTCTGGGCGAGTGCCAAAACAGAGTAATATTCTCATGAAAACATTTTTTTCTTAAGGCTGTAAAGATATAATCTTACAGGGAAAAACACATAAAATACTTGCCATTTTAATTTTATAAAACCTGAAATCTCAAGAGTTGTAATGATTGACGCAAATAAATTAAACTCTTTATAATCATAAGCCATTTGAATAAAATGTCTCAAAAATTGATTCGTTATTATTTTTTTATCCTTTAAGTTAGAGATAACTAACAAAATAGTATCACTTTTAGATTTTTTACGGATTGGATTGTTAGAATAAAATTCGGCTGTATTTGAATTAGGATGTTTTCTGTTAAAATATAAGGTATTAGAAATAATTACACCTTCAAAACCAGAGGAAATAATTCGAATATAACATTCCCATTCTTCTGCATAAAGCAATTCTTCCTTAAATCGAATGGTTTTAAAACATTTCTTATCCCATAAAACAGTACAAGATGCTAATCCTATTTGTTGTGTAACAACATCATACAAATTATCAACATTTATTTTTTGTAGTATTTTACATTTTTCAAACTTAAATTCAGGTTTATCTTGCTCAAATGATTTTTTTTGATAGTGACAAAAAGCAACTTGTTCCTCTAGCAAAACGGACAAACTTGTTTTCAAATTATCGGGATGAATGATATCATCATCATCAAAAAAGATAATAAAATCTCCTTGAGCCTTATCTAGTCCAAAATTTCTACATCCCGGCAATCCTTTTTGATAAGAATCAGGTCGCTTTAAAAATTGAAATCTACTATCTTGTTCTAAAATTGGAGCTATCACTTCCTGTGTATTATCGGTACCTCCATCATCAATGATAAAACATTCCCAATCTTGAAATGTTTGTTGTTGGATAGAATGCAAGGTTTCTACAATAAAATGCGCTCTATTGTAGGTGGCCATGATAATGGTAACTTGGGGTTTCATCTAAAAAGTGATTTTATAAAACGAAAAGGTTTTAAAATTAATGCTCCTAATTTGTAATCGATACTCTTGAAAATTTTATTTTTTTGTTTTTCTTCTTTTTCTATTTCATCTAACAAATTAGACACAAAAGCATCAATATGTTGCAAAAAAACTACTCTGTTTTTGGTATAAATATATTTTAGTAATTCCTCTTTTACCTTATTAGCTCTTGAAGTTGTAGAATTAGCTCTAACTCTATAGTTTAAGTACGGTTTTGGAATAACTTCTGTAATTCCACCATGAGCTAGCAATCGAATGTAAAACTCCCAATCTTCAAATCCTTTTCTCATTGTTTCGTCATAACCATTTACTGATAACGCATCAGATTTTCGAAACATTGCACTTCCTGTGGCTCCATTTTTAATTACAAAAGTAGCAATATCACCCCCTGAAGGAACAAATATATCTATTGTTTTGCTATCTGTAAATCTTCGTAAATGCGATGTCACAATTTTAACCTCATCGGAATTTTGTAATATGGCAATAGCTTCTTCACAAAAAGAGGCTTCAAAATAATCATCACTATCTAAGACTAATACAAAATCACCATTTGCAGCTTTAATTCCGACGTTTCTGGCTGTACTTTGCCCTTGATTTTCATGGGTAATTAACTTCGTTATGTTGGGTTGTAGTTTCTTTAAAACAGCTTTCGTTTCTGCATTGGAACCATCGTCAACAACTATAATTTCTTTATAAGGATACGTTTGATCATTAGCCGATTTTACTGCTTGTTCTATATAAGCTGCATCATTATAACAAGGAATGATTATTGAAACTAATAATTTGGAATCCATTATTGAAAATATTGATTTAATTGTACCCCTTTTGATCTATTACTTAGATTGAAAATATAATGTTGCCTAAAAGAACACAAAACCATTTGTTTCTCAAAAGTAGTTAAGTTTAAAAAAGTTAAAGCCGAATTACATAAAGAATTAAAATCTACGTTTACTATATAAGGAAATGAACTAAAACGATCTTCCATCGCGCCAATCTTATATCCCATAACATAACACCCTGCAGCAGCAGCTTCTAGGGAAGTCATTGGACCTCCTTCGTTTGTTGAAGTAACTAATAAGACTTGTATTTGGTCATAAAAATGATGTGTTTGGTTTGGACTAATAAACACCTTGTTAAAAGTTACAAACTCTTGTAATTTAAGTTTTACAACAAGCTTCTCCAATTCTTGAACATAAGCAGCATCTCCCCCTCCTTGTATAAATAATTGACATTTTTTTTGATTTTTATGATTTAAAAATTCCATCAACAAAATCATGTCTTCAATATTCTTTTCCCTAGACAATCTCCCTAAAAAACCAAAAACAATAATATCTTTATGAAAAGTTTTTGACGACAAACCAAGAAGATTTGTTTCATTCAAAATCATAATATCTAAAGCAACTGCATTGGATAAAATCTGATTAGTATGCCAAAATTTTTTTTGTACTTCATTGAAAACAATTATAATATTAAACTTTTTATAAATATTTTTTTGAGGATCACTTAACAGATTATAATGCCACATCGTAACTTTAGCTACATATTTTTTTCTTTTATTATAATATTGGAACAAAGAAAAAAAATATATACAACCTGGATAAGTTAAAACAAAAAAATGGGTAAAGCGTTTTGAAATAAAAAACCAATAAATAACTTCAAAAAGAGAAACATTCAAACCTAATTTCTTAAGTAACTTATTTACAAAAAGGACTATTTTAGAATTAAAAAAAGTAGGGTAATTTAAAAATCCTATTTTTCTTTCATTAATAATTTCCTCGAAAAAAGAATCGTGTTTAATTGGTGAAAAAATTGATACTTGCTCATATAATCTTGAATCATAAAAATGCATAGCCGAAATCACAGCCTCGAGTTCTGTTCCGCCAATATTTTTTAAAAAAGGTGATAATATGAGAATTCTTTTTTTCAAAATTTATTAACTAAATATATTTGTTTTAAGATTATTATGAAATTTGTTTTTTATTGGAAAAGTATAGAATAAATTTTGTTGAACTTTTTCTAAAACTTTATCATTTGGCAGAAAATAATCATCAAGAGCAACTAAATCTTCAACTTTTTCAGTATAAATAGGCTTAACATTAAACATCTCTAAGGATTCAAAATAGTCATAAAACTTAACATCATCACCTATTAACTTGTCAGAAAATTTCCACCACATGGTAGGAATATCATATGCATTAGCAACAATGACTCCATGTAAAGAAGTAGAAATTATTCTTTCACAGTTAACTATTTCATTAACCACATCTTCAACATTATTATTAAGCAAATTAATTACTTTAATGTCATTATACAAGAACGAATCAACCATTTTTTTTATTTCTTCATAATCAACATAATGAGGAATAATTCCAATTTTATAAGTTTTTAAAGTTGACTTTGGCCTATATAAAAGAGGTAACAAAAGTGCAGGATCACCATAAACACTGGGTTCTGAAAAGCCTAATTCTTTTAATCTTTTAGCTGTTCTTGGACCTCTTACTGCGAGAAAACGACCTCCACGTATTTTTTGACTTGTCTTAATTAATCCACTGCCCCAAACAATCGAATTCTTTCTAGCATCAACTATAATACTACCAGTCATTATAAAATATTTACAAAAGATAGACAATTCATAAGAAGGTCTAAATAGTATTGGAGCAATATTCGTCATTTTTTTAACCAAATAAGGCGTAATAATATCTCCAAAATTCTCAAATTGTTCATTTTCAAAATGAACTCTTGAATACCAATAAACTAAAGGTTTATTAGTAAATTTATATTTTAAAAGTTTTACCCAAAAATCTTCTTTTCTAATCGTTTGATTTTTTAAAAAAAAAGTCACTATTTTTATAAATTTCTTCATTTGTCCAATTCCACCATTTTTTTGTATTCAATTCATCAATTTTTTCTTGCGTAAACCTGTATTTTATTACTCTTGCAGGATTTCCAGCAATAATTGCATAATCAGGCACATCTTTAGTTACTATTGAACCCGCTCCAATAATAACTCCATTTCCAATTTTAATATTGGGCAAAATAATAACACTATCTCCTATCCAAACATCATTTCCAATCTCAGTATTACCTTGTATATTTTCATATGGTAATCTTCCAAAATTTTTTCTGTAAAAAGTATACTGTATAGAAGGATAATTGTAGTTATGATTGGACAAAATTACTTTTATATCCTGACCAAAGGCACAATAACTACCTAATATCAATGAACCATTTCCCTTAACATTAAAATTCCCATTATGATAACTTTCTTTTCCCACCTTTATCTTATCTGTTTTTGTAATTAAAAAAGGTGGTTTTTTATTTGTTTCATTCAATAGTTTCAAAATTTTATTTGAAAGCCATCGTTTTATTATTTTATTAATTCCCATGTTGCCTTTGAATAAATATAAAAATTCCCTTTGGGTATTTTCCCTGTACCATAAATATCAGTTGGAATAATACTAAAACCTAAACAATCTTCTTTTATCTCAATAGTTGAATTATTTTCCGCTAAAGCAACAGTGACCAAATACTCTCCAGGCATTAATTTTAAATCTGAAACTACAACTTTAAAACAAAAATTACTATCTGAACTATAAACTTTATCAACTATTTCATAGGATCTAATTGCAGTAATTACGAAACCATTTATTGAAGAAATCACAATACTTGCCTTCAGATTACTATACATTTTTTCAATATTAATAAAAATTAAAAAAATTATAGTATCACCCATAATTATACTATTAACATCTTGACGATTACCATTAGCATCTTGTGAAAATATTTCTACCTTTGAAATCTGTATTGAATATTCAACTTTTTCAAACTCTATATAATTTTTAATGTTACTATTGAAAACATTATTCTTTAAATAGATTGTTATTGCTTCATCTATTTCTCCAAAATAACTAACTTTTCCATTCTGCATTACAATTCCTTTGGTACACAAACTTTTAACCGCCGCCATATTATGACTAACGAATAGTACCGTTCTTCCTCCTTCTCTAGAAATATCTTGCATTTTACCAATAGCTTTCTTTTGAAACTCTACATCTCCTACTGCTAATACTTCGTCAACAACTAAAATTTCAGGTTCTAAAAATGCAGCTACTGCAAATGCCAAACGAACAGTCATTCCGCTACTGTAACGCTTTGTTGGCGTGTCAATATAGCGTTCGCAACCACTAAAAGTAATGATTTCATCTAGTTTTGACGTGATTTCTTTTTTAGTCATTCCTAAAATAGCACCATTCAAATATATGTTTTCTCTACCTGTTAACTCCGGATTAAAACCAGTTCCTACTTCCAATAAAGAAGCGATACGCCCTTTAGTTTTTATACTTCCAGTAGTAGGTGCAGTAACTTTAGATAGGATTTTTAACAAAGTAGATTTTCCTGCACCATTCTTTCCAATTATTCCTAATACCTCTCCACGCTCAACTTCAAAATTGATATCTTGTAGTGCCCAAACATAGTCACTATCTCCTTTCTTAGTTCGGTCATTGGTTTCTCCAACTTTCAGATACGGATCTTCTTTTCCACGAACTTTATGCCACCATCGATTTAAATCGTGACTCAATGTGCCCGTCCCTACAACTCCTAATCGATATTGTTTGGAAACATTTTCTGCTTTTAATATGATATCTTTTTTACTCATTTTTATTTTTAAAACCCAATCGCATTATTAGGAACACAGATTGAAGAAATCTTATAAATTTAAAAAATCTTTTATGTGTTTTCTTACTCTTTTAAAAGTAAACGTCCGAAACTTCAAACTTTATGCAACTTGGTGTAAAACCCATTACAACTTAAATCCCGAAGCTTCGGGACAAATTCAAAATTAACTTGAAAACCATTCACTCATCTTACATCCCCCATCTTCCAGCATCCATCATCGAACATCCATCACCATTACACCGTATCAATAAAACTCTTTTCTGTTTTATTAAAAATCAATAATCCTACAAAAAATACAATGATAGTTACTACAACTATATAAAGTAATCCTGATGCAGAAATACTTCCTTCATGTAATAACATATAACGAGCAGTTTCTATTACATAAGCCAATGGATTATATTCAATTAACCAACCAAAAGCAGGTAATTTATCTTTTAATAATGCCATAGGATACATGACTGCTGAAACATACATTAACAATTGCACCCCAAATCCAACTAAGAAACTTAAATCACGATACTTAGTAACCAAAGATGAAATTATCATTCCCAATCCTAAACCTAACATCCCCATTACGACAACTAAAATTGGGAAAAACAAGATAGACATTGTTAATTTGATTTCCATTCCTTGAGATACATAAAAAATATAAAATATAACAAAAATTAAAAATTGAATACCAAATTTTACTAAATTAGATATCACAATCGACAATGGAACAATGAGTCTTGGAAAATACACTTTA
It encodes the following:
- a CDS encoding ABC transporter ATP-binding protein, producing the protein MSKKDIILKAENVSKQYRLGVVGTGTLSHDLNRWWHKVRGKEDPYLKVGETNDRTKKGDSDYVWALQDINFEVERGEVLGIIGKNGAGKSTLLKILSKVTAPTTGSIKTKGRIASLLEVGTGFNPELTGRENIYLNGAILGMTKKEITSKLDEIITFSGCERYIDTPTKRYSSGMTVRLAFAVAAFLEPEILVVDEVLAVGDVEFQKKAIGKMQDISREGGRTVLFVSHNMAAVKSLCTKGIVMQNGKVSYFGEIDEAITIYLKNNVFNSNIKNYIEFEKVEYSIQISKVEIFSQDANGNRQDVNSIIMGDTIIFLIFINIEKMYSNLKASIVISSINGFVITAIRSYEIVDKVYSSDSNFCFKVVVSDLKLMPGEYLVTVALAENNSTIEIKEDCLGFSIIPTDIYGTGKIPKGNFYIYSKATWELIK
- the wecB gene encoding non-hydrolyzing UDP-N-acetylglucosamine 2-epimerase, whose translation is MRILLCFGTRPEAIKMAPLYHEFQKSAFEVKVCVTAQHREMLDQVLDFFEIVPEYDLDLMQKGQSLNQLSARILSAIEPVLDTFQPHLVLVHGDTTTSSMVALAAFHKGIKVGHVEAGLRTYNKLSPFPEEINRQITGRIADYHFAPTQWALDNLLSENVIPEAITVTGNTVIDALYFGVSKLENGYSCSDLELVKNIVNQNQKIILITGHRRENFGLGFENLCNAIAEIVTAHNDVQIIYPVHLNPNVQEPVNRILGNVPNVHLISPVDYPAFLYLMQNAYLILTDSGGVQEEAPSLGKPVLVMRNTTERPEAIKAGTVELVGTDTNTIVSACLTLLNDENKYLGRSKAHNPYGDGKASERICNFISQINF
- a CDS encoding CatB-related O-acetyltransferase; amino-acid sequence: MGINKIIKRWLSNKILKLLNETNKKPPFLITKTDKIKVGKESYHNGNFNVKGNGSLILGSYCAFGQDIKVILSNHNYNYPSIQYTFYRKNFGRLPYENIQGNTEIGNDVWIGDSVIILPNIKIGNGVIIGAGSIVTKDVPDYAIIAGNPARVIKYRFTQEKIDELNTKKWWNWTNEEIYKNSDFFFKKSND
- a CDS encoding polysaccharide pyruvyl transferase family protein, whose protein sequence is MKKFIKIVTFFLKNQTIRKEDFWVKLLKYKFTNKPLVYWYSRVHFENEQFENFGDIITPYLVKKMTNIAPILFRPSYELSIFCKYFIMTGSIIVDARKNSIVWGSGLIKTSQKIRGGRFLAVRGPRTAKRLKELGFSEPSVYGDPALLLPLLYRPKSTLKTYKIGIIPHYVDYEEIKKMVDSFLYNDIKVINLLNNNVEDVVNEIVNCERIISTSLHGVIVANAYDIPTMWWKFSDKLIGDDVKFYDYFESLEMFNVKPIYTEKVEDLVALDDYFLPNDKVLEKVQQNLFYTFPIKNKFHNNLKTNIFS
- a CDS encoding ABC transporter permease — encoded protein: MHQSSNSKEEWLYEITPKNKLFSLNLKEVWRYRDLLFLFVKRDIVTVYKQTVLGPLWYLIQPLFTSIIFTVIFNNVAGISTGNVPPFLFNLAGIMVWSYFTSCLNDTSDTFKKNASIFGKVYFPRLIVPLSIVISNLVKFGIQFLIFVIFYIFYVSQGMEIKLTMSILFFPILVVVMGMLGLGLGMIISSLVTKYRDLSFLVGFGVQLLMYVSAVMYPMALLKDKLPAFGWLIEYNPLAYVIETARYMLLHEGSISASGLLYIVVVTIIVFFVGLLIFNKTEKSFIDTV
- a CDS encoding UDP-glycosyltransferase, with the translated sequence MKILVVVESIDVNDSSGSKANVALIQNLALCGFDLQVYHYTRKEIQIDSIPCFSIPEKKINLRYVLSRSERLFTRWTKINLNPYLESWFGFSFTFFNDTYSIASCVRKQKDFNPDLVVTLSKGASFRPHYALLKLPELHDKWMAYVHDPFPFHYYPRPFNWIQPGYAQKEKFFRAVSQKAKYSAFPSQLLKEWMGSYFKNFLKTGVVIPHQISDVNTANVTLPSFFDASKFSLLHAGNLLEQRNPFPLINAYRKFLEFNPEAKNDSQLLFVGPAQFHEHELKLLQNEIPTLVAACRNFPFIEILALQEQVSVNIILESKSEISPFLPGKFPHCISANRPILLLSPYYSETKRLLGLDYPYWTEADDESKLFSHIESLYKKWKKKELNDLDREDLKVYLGNDYLKNSFISLKD
- a CDS encoding glycosyltransferase family 2 protein, with the protein product MDSKLLVSIIIPCYNDAAYIEQAVKSANDQTYPYKEIIVVDDGSNAETKAVLKKLQPNITKLITHENQGQSTARNVGIKAANGDFVLVLDSDDYFEASFCEEAIAILQNSDEVKIVTSHLRRFTDSKTIDIFVPSGGDIATFVIKNGATGSAMFRKSDALSVNGYDETMRKGFEDWEFYIRLLAHGGITEVIPKPYLNYRVRANSTTSRANKVKEELLKYIYTKNRVVFLQHIDAFVSNLLDEIEKEEKQKNKIFKSIDYKLGALILKPFRFIKSLFR
- a CDS encoding glycosyltransferase family 4 protein yields the protein MKKRILILSPFLKNIGGTELEAVISAMHFYDSRLYEQVSIFSPIKHDSFFEEIINERKIGFLNYPTFFNSKIVLFVNKLLKKLGLNVSLFEVIYWFFISKRFTHFFVLTYPGCIYFFSLFQYYNKRKKYVAKVTMWHYNLLSDPQKNIYKKFNIIIVFNEVQKKFWHTNQILSNAVALDIMILNETNLLGLSSKTFHKDIIVFGFLGRLSREKNIEDMILLMEFLNHKNQKKCQLFIQGGGDAAYVQELEKLVVKLKLQEFVTFNKVFISPNQTHHFYDQIQVLLVTSTNEGGPMTSLEAAAAGCYVMGYKIGAMEDRFSSFPYIVNVDFNSLCNSALTFLNLTTFEKQMVLCSFRQHYIFNLSNRSKGVQLNQYFQ
- a CDS encoding glycosyltransferase family 2 protein, with the translated sequence MKPQVTIIMATYNRAHFIVETLHSIQQQTFQDWECFIIDDGGTDNTQEVIAPILEQDSRFQFLKRPDSYQKGLPGCRNFGLDKAQGDFIIFFDDDDIIHPDNLKTSLSVLLEEQVAFCHYQKKSFEQDKPEFKFEKCKILQKINVDNLYDVVTQQIGLASCTVLWDKKCFKTIRFKEELLYAEEWECYIRIISSGFEGVIISNTLYFNRKHPNSNTAEFYSNNPIRKKSKSDTILLVISNLKDKKIITNQFLRHFIQMAYDYKEFNLFASIITTLEISGFIKLKWQVFYVFFPVRLYLYSLKKKMFS